In Sorghum bicolor cultivar BTx623 chromosome 10, Sorghum_bicolor_NCBIv3, whole genome shotgun sequence, one genomic interval encodes:
- the LOC8079337 gene encoding cyanidin 3-O-rutinoside 5-O-glucosyltransferase, protein MSSRRPHFLVFTYPLQGHIAPALRLARRLLAVAPDVLVTFSTTIAAHSRMFPAAKSTDDVECGAEEEDGRLEFHPFSDGTKGGYAGGGSGSGSGSGDVAEFNAYMASFHAAGARSAGEIVDALAARGRPVSRVVYTLMLPWAADVARERGVASALYWIQPVLVLAIYHHYFHGYAGVIAEQYRRGDPSLLVELPGLPPLAVRDLPTFLTESTDPGDYFHTVFLTFRDLFDTLDRETSNSTATILVNSCQELEVGALAAIAPHDVLLLPIGPVLPTGDEETSMFKEEDAARYMEWLHSKPPNSVVYVSFGSLATMAREQVEELLLGLEESGRPYLLVVRKDNRAMLAEEAETTELGERAKNGVVVEWCDQAHVLSHPAVGCFVTHCGWNSVAESVASGVPMVGVPKVSEQSTNARLVERAWRVGVRAQADGGGVLRAAELRRCVEDVMGDGTAAAVVRRMAAEWKRVVAEAMGKGGSSYCNLMAFVDGARSSA, encoded by the coding sequence ATGTCGTCACGGCGGCCGCACTTCCTAGTGTTCACGTACCCGCTCCAGGGCCACATCGCCCCGGCGCTCCGCCTCGCCAGGCGGCTGCTCGCCGTCGCGCCCGACGTGCTCGTCACGTTCTCCACCACCATTGCCGCGCACAGCCGCATGTTCCCGGCGGCCAAGTCGACGGACGATGTCGAATGCGGCGCCGAGGAAGAAGACGGCCGCCTCGAGTTCCACCCGTTCTCCGACGGCACCAAAGGCGGGTACGCCGGCGgcgggagcgggagcgggagcgggagcggCGACGTTGCGGAGTTCAACGCCTACATGGCGTCCTTCCACGCCGCGGGCGCGCGCAGCGCCGGGGAGATCGTGGACGCGCTGGCGGCGCGGGGACGCCCCGTCTCCCGCGTCGTGTACACGCTCATGCTCCCGTGGGCCGCCGACGTCGCGCGGGAGCGCGGCGTCGCGTCCGCGCTCTACTGGATCCAGCCGGTCCTCGTGCTCGCCATCTACCACCACTACTTCCACGGCTACGCCGGCGTCATCGCCGAGCAGTACCGCCGCGGCGACCCGTCGTTACTCGTGGAGCTCCCGGGCCTGCCGCCTCTGGCGGTCAGAGACCTGCCAACCTTCCTCACCGAGTCCACCGACCCCGGCGACTACTTCCACACCGTCTTCCTCACGTTCCGCGACCTGTTCGACACCCTCGACAGGGAGACTTCCAATTCCACGGCCACCATCCTCGTCAACTCGTGCCAAGAGCTCGAGGTGGGCGCGCTCGCCGCCATTGCGCCACATGACGTGCTCCTGCTCCCGATCGGTCCGGTGCTCCCGACGGGTGACGAGGAGACGAGCATGTTCAAGGAGGAGGATGCTGCCAGGTACATGGAGTGGCTCCACAGCAAGCCGCCGAACTCCGTGGTGTACGTCTCCTTCGGGAGCCTGGCAACCATGGCGAGGGAGCAGGTCGAGGAGCTGCTTCTTGGCCTCGAGGAGAGCGGGAGGCCGTACCTGTTGGTGGTCCGGAAGGACAACAGGGCGATGCTCGCGGAAGAAGCCGAGACGACGGAGCTGGGCGAGCGTGCCAAGAACGGCGTAGTGGTGGAGTGGTGTGACCAGGCGCACGTGCTGTCGCACCCGGCGGTCGGGTGCTTCGTCACGCACTGCGGGTGGAACTCGGTGGCGGAGAGCGTGGCGAGCGGCGTGCCCATGGTAGGTGTGCCCAAGGTGTCGGAGCAGAGCACCAACGCGCGGCTCGTCGAGCGCGCGTGGCGCGTCGGCGTGCGCGCGCAGGCGGACGGTGGTGGCGTGCTGCGCGCGGCGGAGCTGCGGCGGTGCGTCGAGGATGTCATGGGGGACGGGACGGCCGCGGCGGTGGTGAGGCGCATGGCAGCGGAATGGAAGCGGGTTGTTGCCGAGGCTATGGGAAAAGGAGGCTCGTCCTACTGTAATCTCATGGCATTTGTTGACGGTGCAAGGAGCAGCGCTTGA
- the LOC8079335 gene encoding UDP-galactose/UDP-glucose transporter 3: MAVVRLRGNGANGVVRPRPRDRGARGGGGSMAGRVAVLAFCVAGIWSAYIYQGVLQETLSTKRFGPEGRRFEHLAFLNFAQNVLCFVWSFIMIKLWSGGSSSNGRAPLWKYWGVSVTNTIGPTMGIEALKYISYPAQVLAKSSKMIPVMLMGTLLYGVKYTLPEYFCTFLVAGGVSSFALLKTSSKTIKKLANPNAPLGYTLCFLNLAFDGYTNSTQDLIKSRYPKTNPWDIMLGMNLWGTIYNAVIMFAAPLLFSNWPYANGFEALRFCQENPEVAWDIFLFCLCGAVGQNFIFLTISRFGSLTNTTITTTRKFMSIVVSSVISGNPLSLKQWGSVVMVFLGLSIQIYLKWKKKKGRDHKE; encoded by the exons ATGGCGGTCGTGCGCCTCCGCGGCAACGGTGCAAACGGCGTCGTCCGTCCCCGGCCCCGCGACCGCGGCGCCCGCGGTGGCGGCGGAAGCATGGCGGGGCGCGTGGCCGTCCTCGCCTTCTGTGTCGCCGGGATCTGGTCCGCCTACATCTACCAGGGCGTCCTTCAGGAGACTCT ATCCACGAAGCGGTTCGGGCCGGAGGGGCGGCGGTTCGAGCACCTCGCGTTCCTCAACTTCGCGCAGAACGTCCTCTGCTTCGTCTGGTCCTTCATAA TGATTAAGCTGTGGTCGGGTGGGAGTAGCTCCAATGGCCGCGCGCCGCTATGGAAGTATTGGGGCGTCAGCGTCACCAATACCATCGGGCCGACGATGGGGATCGAGGCGCTCAAGTACATCAGCTATCCGGCTCAG GTGTTGGCAAAATCTTCTAAGATGATTCCTG TAATGTTGATGGGAACACTTCTCTATGGTGTGAAGTACACACTTCCAGAGTATTTTTGCACCTTTCTTGTTGCTGGCGGTGTGTCCTCCTTTGCGTTGTTGAAG ACAAGCTCGAAGACAATTAAGAAGCTTGCCAACCCTAATGCACCTCTTGGCTATACATTGTGCTTCCTCAACTTAGCTTTTGATGGGTATACTAACTCGACCCAAGATTTAATAAAATCAAG GTACCCAAAGACAAACCCATGGGATATAATGCTTGGCATGAACCTCTGGGGGACCATATATAATGCTGTAATTATGTTTGCTGCGCCATTACTGTTCAGTAATTGGCCATATGCAAATGGTTTTGAGGCATTGAGATTTTGCCAGGAGAACCCAGAGGTCGCCTGGGACATTTTCCTGTTCTGCCTATGTGGTGCCGTGGGGCAGAACTTCATCTTTTTAACCATCAGCCGGTTTGGCTCTCTTACTAACACAACAATCACTACCACCCGTAAATTCATGAGCATTGTGGTTTCATCAGTCATCAGTGGCAATCCATTATCTTTGAAGCAATGGGGTAGTGTTGTGATGGTCTTCTTAGGCCTCTCTATCCAAATATATCTCAAATGGAAGAAAAAGAAGGGCAGAGACCACAAGGAGTAA
- the LOC8079336 gene encoding cyanidin 3-O-rutinoside 5-O-glucosyltransferase — protein sequence MVSSSFDSVPARSRPMATIQEHFLFVTDPMQSHIDPARRLAVRVAAAMPNARVTFSTAVSGHRDMFPHLTSPDGEVVQGVVSYIPYSDGFDGGFKFNPAEAHGVGAGAYRERAREVGSETLASVVARLARRGHPVTRVVYTALVGWVPAVARAHGVPAALYWVKPATVFAVYYHYFHGHGALLDSSCCASDVADPHAAAVVRLPGLPPLKADALPSLASMASPGSRNYLTLDMLRDIFVALDEHTPTVLVDTFDALEPEALRAVPRFNLVAVGPVVVEEPCRPCVELFQPNDATAYVDWLDTKPARSVVFVSLGSVLSLSKRQDEELRRGLEATGRPYLLVARKGNNGGGGGQGMVVEWCNQTKVLSHGAVGCFVTHCRWDSTLESITGGVPMVAVPRWADQPTVAALVEASAGVGVRAWVDGDGVVGRGELRRCVEMVMGSTDSASAVRARAECWGQRAKEAAAVGGTSQRNLRAFASGL from the coding sequence ATGGTAAGCTCATCATTTGATTCTGTGCCGGCCAGATCGAGGCCGATGGCGACAATACAGGAGCACTTCCTGTTTGTGACCGATCCGATGCAGAGCCACATCGACCCGGCGCGGCGCCTGGCAGTGCGCGTCGCGGCGGCAATGCCCAACGCGCGCGTCACCTTCTCCACCGCCGTCAGCGGCCACCGCGACATGTTCCCACACCTGACGTCCCCCGACGGCGAGGTCGTCCAGGGCGTCGTCTCCTACATCCCCTACTCGGACGGCTTCGACGGCGGGTTCAAGTTCAACCCGGCGGAGGCGCACGGCGTCGGCGCCGGCGCGTACAGGGAGCGCGCGCGCGAGGTCGGGTCCGAGACGCTCGCCTCCGTCGTCGCCCGCCTCGCCAGGCGGGGGCACCCCGTGACGCGCGTCGTGTACACCGCGCTCGTCGGTTGGGTCCCCGCCGTCGCGCGCGCGCACGGCGTCCCCGCGGCGCTGTACTGGGTGAAGCCGGCCACGGTGTTCGCCGTGTACTACCACTACTTCCACGGCCACGGCGCGCTCCTGGACTCCTCCTGCTGCGCGAGCGACGTCGCGGACCctcacgccgccgccgtcgtccgccTGCCGGGCCTCCCGCCGCTGAAGGCCGACGCGCTGCCGTCCTTGGCGTCCATGGCCTCGCCGGGGAGCCGCAACTACCTGACGCTCGACATGCTGCGCGACATCTTCGTGGCGCTGGACGAGCACACGCCCACGGTGCTCGTGGACACGTTCGACGCGCTGGAGCCCGAGGCGCTGCGCGCGGTGCCGCGGTTCAACCTCGTCGCCGTGGGtccggtggtggtggaggagccGTGCAGGCCATGCGTGGAGCTGTTCCAGCCCAACGACGCCACCGCGTACGTGGACTGGCTGGACACGAAGCCGGCGCGCTCCGTGGTGTTCGTGTCCTTGGGCAGCGTCCTCTCGTTGAGCAAGCGGCAGGACGAGGAGTTGAGGCGCGGCCTGGAGGCCACCGGCCGGCCGTACCTCCTGGTGGCGCGCAAGGGCAAcaatggcggcggcggtgggcaGGGGATGGTGGTGGAGTGGTGCAACCAGACGAAGGTGCTGTCGCACGGCGCCGTCGGGTGCTTCGTCACGCACTGCCGGTGGGACTCGACGCTGGAGAGCATCACGGGCGGCGTGCCGATGGTGGCCGTGCCGAGGTGGGCGGACCAGCCGACCGTGGCAGCACTAGTGGAGGCGTCCGCGGGCGTGGGCGTGCGTGCGTGGGTGGACGGCGACGGGGTGGTGGGGCGTGGTGAGCTCCGGCGGTGCGTCGAGATGGTCATGGGAAGCACGGACAGTGCTTCGGCAGTGAGGGCACGAGCAGAGTGCTGGGGCCAACGCGCCAAGGAGGCGGCCGCCGTCGGGGGGACGTCGCAGAGGAATCTCCGTGCGTTTGCGTCCGGGCTGTGA
- the LOC8065050 gene encoding crocetin glucosyltransferase, chloroplastic, which yields MENPPHPQQQHFLFVTNPMQGHINPTRRLAARVMASNPDARVTFCTAVSGHRRIFPSLASPDEEFVDAAGVLHAPYSDGYDDGFNPAVHDAGTYRARATAAGRETLSAVVARLAARGRPATRVVYTFLVPWVADVARAHGVPAALFWIQPAAVFAVYYHYFHGHGAALAACANGLDPDATVRLPGLPPLKPRALPSVVSVTSPEHRHHVVLDMVRELFLSLDEHRPRVLVNTFDALEPDALRAVPQLEVDAVGPVVPVPDDDVSPASRADLQLHCHRDAKPYTEWLETKPARSVVYVSFGSILPVSKRQEEEMRKGLEATGRPYLWVARKAGGDGGASPADSSGGAGAQGMVVEWCDQVRVLSHPAVGCFVTHCGWNSTLESVTRGVPMVAVPQWTDQPTVAWLVDACMGAGVRARVDGEGVVERGEVQRCVEMVMGDDGEAAAAAIRAQAGRWREVSRQAVARGGTSETNLRAFALGTAAVTDA from the coding sequence ATGGAGAACCCACCTCACCCTCAGCAGCAGCATTTCCTGTTCGTCACTAACCCGATGCAGGGCCACATCAACCCAACCCGCCGCCTCGCCGCCCGCGTCATGGCGTCCAACCCGGACGCGCGCGTCACCTTCTGCACCGCCGTCTCCGGGCACCGCCGCATCTTCCCGTCACTGGCCTCCCCCGACGAGGAGTTCGTGGACGCCGCGGGCGTGCTGCACGCTCCCTACTCCGACGGCTACGACGACGGGTTCAACCCGGCCGTGCACGACGCCGGCACGTACAGGGCCCGCGCCACCGCCGCGGGGCGCGAGACGCTGTCCGCCGTCGTGGCGCGCCTAGCCGCGCGGGGACGGCCCGCGACGCGCGTGGTGTACACGTTCCTCGTGCCGTGGGTGGCCGACGTCGCGCGCGCGCACGGCGTGCCCGCGGCGCTCTTCTGGATCCAGCCGGCCGCCGTGTTCGCCGTCTACTACCACTACTTCCACGGCCACGGCGCGGCGCTCGCCGCGTGCGCGAACGGCCTCGACCCGGACGCCACGGTCCGCCTGCCGGGGCTGCCGCCGCTCAAGCCCCGCGCGCTCCCGTCGGTCGTGTCCGTCACCTCGCCGGAGCACAGACACCACGTGGTCCTCGACATGGTGCGCGAGCTCTTCCTGTCCCTCGACGAGCACAGGCCCAGGGTGCTCGTCAACACGTTCGACGCGCTGGAGCCTGACGCGCTCCGCGCGGTGCCGCAGCTCGAGGTCGACGCCGTCGGGCCCGTGGTGCCGGTGCCGGACGATGATGTGTCTCCGGCATCACGCGCGGACCTGCAGTTGCACTGCCACCGCGACGCGAAGCCGTACACGGAGTGGCTGGAGACGAAGCCGGCGCGGTCCGTGGTGTACGTGTCGTTCGGGAGCATCCTCCCGGTGAGCAAGCGGCAGGAGGAGGAGATGAGGAAAGGCCTGGAGGCGACCGGCCGTCCGTACCTGTGGGTGGCGCGGAAGGCCGGCGGCGACGGTGGTGCGAGCCCGGCGGAcagcagcggcggcgccggcgcgcaGGGGATGGTGGTCGAGTGGTGCGACCAGGTGCGCGTGCTGTCGCACCCGGCGGTGGGGTGCTTCGTGACGCACTGCGGGTGGAACTCGACGCTGGAGAGCGTGACGCGGGGCGTGCCGATGGTGGCCGTGCCGCAGTGGACGGACCAGCCTACGGTGGCGTGGCTGGTGGACGCGTGCATGGGCGCCGgcgtgcgcgcgcgcgtggACGGCGAAGGGGTGGTGGAGCGAGGCGAGGTGCAGCGGTGCGTGGAGATGGTCATGGGCGACGACGgtgaggccgcggcggcggccatcCGGGCGCAGGCTGGTCGTTGGAGAGAAGTGTCGCGTCAGGCGGTGGCCCGCGGCGGGACGTCGGAGACGAATCTCCGAGCGTTCGCGTTGGGTACGGCTGCTGTGACCGATGCCTGA
- the LOC8079334 gene encoding anthocyanin 5-aromatic acyltransferase: MSSQVCVLNTSHVHPVQTDDLSPPCHGEQKLSFLDLLQISKTIQRLFFFDGPDLPPFPSVVSALRSSLAATLAVFLPLAGNLALRPASGDVVLDFSPAAVSSGVKFVEAEFSGGADGMRRLARDAEHDTQAFVQLVPDLEATQLPAPVLAVQVTRPAGAGGGGGAVAVGVSIRHAVADGQAVWRFLRAWSKASREGSASLAAPGFVQPTFDRAGIRHPKAAEMARTVLSLVAPALPLLRSASSKPEIMKQSRRTFLLRADEIRSLKQHILEQSRAVNGGEPCKPPSTYVAISSLAWTSVVRAKPSIHDADDVQLMISADCRNRIRPPLGDAFFGTCVKPCFARARAGDLRRGEGGGGGVALARAAAAIQDAIRAHLEELGGDPLSDAESWTAAYRAVPQERFVAVGSSNRFMAYETDFGWGAPTRVELVSLFVRQMVTLLGANDGGVQVSVALDDAEAMEAFAASFVVPVSLVFPAAAGD, from the exons ATGAGCTCTCAGGTGTGTGTACTCAACACCAGCCATGTCCATCCCGTGCAAACCGACGACCTGTCGCCGCCGTGCCACGGCGAGCAGAAGCTGTCCTtcttggacctgctgcagatctCCAAGACAATCCAGCGGCTGTTCTTCTTCGACGGCCCCGACCTCCCGCCGTTCCCGTCGGTCGTGAGCGCGCTGCGGTCTTCCCTCGCAGCAACTCTCGCAGTCTTCCTCCCCCTCGCCGGCAATCTCGCCTTGCGCCCCGCCTCTGGCGACGTCGTCCTCGACTTCTCCCCCGCCGCCGTCTCCTCGGGGGTCAAGTTCGTCGAGGCCGAGTTCTCCGGCGGCGCCGACGGCATGCGCCGCCTGGCCAGAGACGCCGAGCACGACACGCAGGCGTTCGTGCAGCTCGTCCCGGATCTCGAGGCGACGCAGCTTCCCGCCCCGGTTCTCGCCGTGCAGGTCACAAggcccgccggcgccggcgggggCGGCGGCGCCGTGGCGGTTGGCGTGTCGATCCGGCACGCGGTGGCAGACGGCCAGGCCGTGTGGCGGTTCCTGAGGGCGTGGTCAAAGGCGTCGCGGGAGGGCTCCGCCTCCCTCGCGGCGCCTGGCTTCGTGCAGCCGACGTTTGACCGGGCCGGCATTCGGCACCCCAAGGCTGCCGAGATGGCCCGCACGGTACTGAGCTTGGTCGCGCCGGCGCTGCCCCTG CTCAGGTCTGCTTCATCCAAACCGGAGATCATGAAGCAGAGCAGAAGAACCTTCCTGCTCCGCGCCGACGAGATCCGGTCCCTGAAGCAGCACATCCTCGAACAGAGCAGAGCAGTCAACGGCGGCGAACCGTGCAAACCGCCGAGCACCTACGTGGCCATCTCGTCCCTGGCGTGGACGTCCGTCGTTCGTGCAAAGCCCTCCATCCACGACGCCGACGACGTCCAGCTCATGATCAGCGCGGACTGCCGCAACCGCATACGCCCGCCGCTCGGGGACGCCTTCTTCGGGACCTGCGTCAAGCCGTGCTTCGCGCGGGCGCGCGCGGGCGACCTGCGGCGCGGCGAGGGCGGGGGCGGCGGCGTCGCgctcgcgcgcgccgccgcggccatccAGGACGCGATCCGCGCGCACCTGGAGGAGCTCGGGGGCGATCCGCTGTCGGACGCCGAGAGCTGGACGGCGGCCTACCGCGCCGTCCCGCAGGAGAGGTTCGTGGCCGTGGGGTCGTCGAACCGGTTCATGGCGTACGAGACGGACTTTGGGTGGGGCGCGCCGACCCGCGTCGAGCTGGTGTCCCTGTTCGTGCGGCAGATGGTGACGCTGCTTGGCGCGAACGACGGCGGCGTACAGGTGTCGGTGGcgctcgacgacgcggaggcgatGGAGGCCTTCGCGGCCAGCTTCGTCGTCCCGGTTTCCCTTGTATTTCCTGCGGCGGCAGGTGATTAA